Proteins from a single region of Sphingomonas swuensis:
- a CDS encoding M16 family metallopeptidase, with amino-acid sequence MRFAIRRNATPPGSAVIRMHIETGSLNEAEADRGIAHFIEHMVFNGTKNVPEGEMVKRLERAGLAFGADTNAQTGFEETIYKLDLPQAKPEIVDEALYLMREVADRATFNPAAIDRERGIVLSEERSRDTPQIRALIGRINFLFPGQRLGQRLPIGLTDVIRTVTRERMVAYYNAYYRPENTTIVAVGDVDPAELERKIRAGFGDWKGEGAAGVQANQGKPQARTASAADVLVDPGFPNVSSLLWVRPADLSPDTRAKRIADLRELMGLGVLNQRLQRLATSPNPPFLGAQAMASQEADSGDYTQIFAITAPGGWQGGLTAIEQEQRRLVQYGPTKPELDQVIAAVRGGLTNAVGGAATRTNVALAEGKIASLADDTIVTTPADDLAMFEEAVKGLTPAIVQEAVRGAFAGTGPLAQVTAPSAVAGGKEAVLAALQSSTKVAVAAPVERAAATWPYQSFGTPGKVASRRVFPALGATAVTFANGVRLTVRPNAASKDQILVRALVGDGRLDLPTDRAVPGVMLTLGALAGAGLGKITAEDTAQALAGRQAAVAFGIEDNGFRFDGTTRAADFATQMQLLTASITDPGWRAAGWDPVRPLGGTILDRYAASPGGVLERDLQSLLRAGDKRWATPTREQFAAFTVEDLKALLGSALANDPIEVIIVGDVTVDEAIRQTAATFGALPARRAAKNAALAPRLPAPTAQPMVLTHGGRADQAAGLIAWSTQGLDVDLKTARTMSVLAEIYQLRLTAKLREEQGATYSPGAVSQMSDVWDNYGLIFAVMEAPPAALPKFFSDAQAIAGELAARPVTADELLRARRPLVERLTQSRTTNAYWLGVLDGLATNPRVAPRIESQIRLVEAVTPADLQAAARRFLAPNKSWKLSVVPAAAAAR; translated from the coding sequence GCGCATTTCATCGAGCATATGGTGTTTAACGGAACGAAGAACGTTCCCGAGGGCGAGATGGTCAAACGGCTCGAGCGGGCAGGGCTCGCCTTCGGGGCGGACACTAATGCCCAGACCGGGTTCGAGGAGACGATCTACAAGCTCGACCTGCCGCAAGCCAAGCCGGAAATTGTCGACGAAGCCTTGTACCTGATGCGCGAGGTAGCCGACCGGGCGACCTTCAACCCGGCGGCTATCGACCGTGAGCGCGGAATCGTTCTGAGCGAGGAACGCAGTCGCGACACGCCGCAGATCCGTGCCCTTATCGGGCGGATCAACTTCCTGTTCCCGGGCCAGCGGCTCGGCCAGCGACTGCCGATCGGGCTGACCGACGTCATCAGGACCGTCACCCGCGAGCGGATGGTGGCCTATTACAACGCTTATTACCGACCCGAAAATACGACCATCGTCGCGGTCGGCGACGTCGATCCGGCCGAGCTCGAGCGCAAGATCCGGGCCGGCTTCGGCGACTGGAAGGGCGAAGGTGCGGCGGGTGTGCAGGCCAATCAGGGCAAGCCGCAGGCGCGTACCGCGTCGGCCGCCGACGTGCTGGTCGACCCGGGATTTCCGAACGTGTCGAGCCTGCTGTGGGTTCGCCCGGCCGACCTTTCGCCCGACACACGTGCGAAGCGGATAGCCGATCTTCGTGAGCTGATGGGGCTCGGGGTTTTAAACCAGCGGTTGCAGCGGCTCGCGACGAGCCCCAATCCGCCCTTCCTCGGCGCGCAGGCGATGGCCTCGCAAGAGGCGGACAGCGGTGACTATACGCAGATCTTCGCAATCACGGCGCCCGGCGGCTGGCAGGGGGGGCTGACCGCAATCGAACAGGAGCAGCGCCGGCTGGTGCAATATGGTCCGACCAAGCCCGAGCTCGACCAGGTGATTGCGGCGGTGCGAGGTGGGCTGACCAACGCGGTCGGCGGGGCGGCAACGCGCACGAACGTGGCGCTGGCGGAGGGGAAGATCGCCTCGCTCGCCGACGATACGATCGTCACCACGCCGGCCGACGACCTCGCCATGTTCGAGGAAGCGGTGAAAGGGCTGACCCCAGCGATAGTGCAGGAAGCTGTGCGTGGCGCGTTCGCCGGAACGGGGCCGCTGGCTCAGGTCACGGCGCCGAGCGCGGTAGCGGGCGGCAAGGAAGCGGTGCTGGCGGCTCTGCAATCCTCCACCAAAGTGGCGGTCGCCGCGCCGGTCGAGCGGGCGGCAGCGACCTGGCCGTATCAGAGCTTCGGGACGCCCGGGAAGGTCGCGTCGCGGCGCGTGTTTCCGGCGCTCGGCGCGACGGCGGTCACCTTTGCCAATGGCGTAAGGCTCACGGTGCGGCCGAATGCGGCGAGCAAGGATCAGATCCTGGTCCGGGCGCTGGTCGGCGACGGGCGGCTCGATCTGCCAACCGATCGCGCGGTGCCGGGCGTGATGCTCACTTTGGGTGCGCTGGCAGGAGCCGGGCTCGGCAAGATCACCGCCGAGGACACGGCGCAGGCGCTGGCCGGCCGCCAGGCGGCGGTGGCGTTCGGGATCGAGGACAATGGCTTCCGCTTCGACGGGACGACGCGCGCCGCCGACTTCGCTACGCAGATGCAGCTATTGACGGCGAGCATCACCGATCCGGGCTGGCGCGCGGCGGGGTGGGACCCGGTCCGACCGCTTGGCGGGACGATTCTCGACCGCTATGCGGCGAGCCCGGGCGGGGTGCTGGAGCGCGACCTCCAGAGCTTGCTGCGGGCCGGCGACAAGCGCTGGGCGACCCCGACGCGCGAGCAATTCGCGGCCTTCACGGTCGAGGATCTGAAGGCGCTGCTGGGGTCGGCGCTGGCGAACGATCCAATCGAGGTGATCATCGTCGGCGATGTCACCGTCGACGAGGCAATCCGCCAGACCGCGGCGACCTTCGGGGCGCTGCCAGCGCGGCGGGCGGCGAAGAATGCCGCGTTGGCGCCGCGTCTCCCCGCGCCGACCGCGCAGCCGATGGTTCTGACCCATGGCGGGCGGGCCGACCAAGCGGCGGGGCTGATCGCGTGGAGCACGCAGGGGCTCGACGTCGACCTCAAGACCGCGCGGACGATGAGCGTGCTAGCGGAAATCTATCAGCTGCGCCTGACCGCCAAGCTGCGCGAGGAGCAGGGCGCGACCTACAGCCCGGGCGCGGTTAGCCAGATGTCGGACGTGTGGGACAATTACGGCCTGATATTCGCGGTGATGGAAGCGCCGCCGGCGGCGCTGCCGAAATTCTTTAGCGACGCGCAGGCGATCGCGGGAGAACTGGCGGCGCGACCGGTGACCGCCGACGAACTGCTGCGCGCGCGGCGCCCGCTTGTCGAGCGACTCACGCAGAGCCGGACGACCAACGCTTACTGGCTGGGCGTGCTCGACGGGCTGGCGACCAACCCGCGAGTCGCGCCGCGAATCGAGAGCCAGATCCGGCTGGTCGAGGCGGTCACTCCGGCCGACCTGCAGGCGGCGGCGCGGCGATTTCTGGCGCCGAACAAGTCGTGGAAGCTGTCGGTGGTGCCGGCGGCTGCAGCGGCCAGGTAG